Proteins from a genomic interval of Microbacterium phyllosphaerae:
- the msrB gene encoding peptide-methionine (R)-S-oxide reductase MsrB produces the protein MSYSVDKTEEEWREELGDEQYAVLREAATERAWTGELLDEGRAGLYTCGACGAELFKSGTKFDSGCGWPSFYESIRPDAVQLIEDTTLGMVRTEVRCATCGSHLGHVFPDGFGTPTGDRYCMNSIALNFTPEES, from the coding sequence ATGTCGTACAGCGTGGACAAGACCGAAGAAGAGTGGCGCGAGGAGCTCGGCGACGAGCAGTACGCCGTGCTGCGTGAAGCCGCGACCGAGCGCGCGTGGACGGGTGAGCTGCTCGACGAGGGTCGCGCCGGCCTCTACACCTGCGGCGCATGCGGCGCTGAGCTGTTCAAGAGCGGCACCAAGTTCGACTCCGGATGCGGATGGCCGAGCTTCTACGAGTCGATCCGCCCCGATGCGGTGCAGCTCATCGAGGACACGACCCTCGGCATGGTGCGCACCGAGGTGCGCTGCGCGACCTGCGGCTCGCACCTGGGCCACGTCTTCCCCGACGGCTTCGGTACGCCCACCGGCGACCGCTACTGCATGAACTCGATCGCTCTGAACTTCACGCCCGAAGAGTCGTGA
- a CDS encoding nitroreductase family protein, with product MNALEAVRARQSWSKVTDEAPSRDELLKLVAAAGRVADHSSLRPWRLIELRGSDREVLAAAIAKAEGDKSPSSKPLRAPLLIAVVASYRKSDKVPRWEQEAVASGVAHMLSLLLDEAGWGVLWRTGRYTRAKAVAKAHGIGKNEELLGWLYVGGKPAGKKPGRRRPVDARALVTRMPQPKKK from the coding sequence GTGAACGCCCTCGAGGCGGTCAGAGCGCGACAGTCCTGGTCGAAGGTCACCGACGAGGCGCCGTCACGTGATGAGCTGCTGAAGCTCGTCGCCGCGGCGGGTCGCGTCGCCGATCACTCGTCGCTGCGCCCATGGCGGCTCATCGAGCTGCGCGGGTCGGATCGTGAGGTGCTGGCTGCGGCGATCGCGAAGGCCGAGGGCGACAAGTCCCCGTCGTCGAAACCGCTGCGAGCGCCGCTGCTGATCGCCGTGGTCGCCAGCTACCGCAAGAGCGACAAGGTTCCGCGGTGGGAGCAGGAGGCGGTCGCCTCGGGCGTCGCGCACATGCTCAGCCTGCTCCTCGACGAGGCAGGGTGGGGCGTGCTCTGGCGCACCGGACGGTACACGCGGGCGAAGGCCGTGGCCAAGGCGCATGGCATCGGCAAGAACGAGGAGCTCCTCGGCTGGCTGTACGTGGGCGGCAAGCCCGCGGGCAAGAAGCCGGGACGCCGCAGACCGGTCGATGCCCGCGCTCTCGTCACACGGATGCCGCAGCCCAAGAAGAAGTAG
- a CDS encoding DMT family transporter, producing MALGGAVAIGVMTAVQARINGVLGVKVDNGIVAGLISFAVGLAALSVVIVCIPSARRGVGRLRDGIRDRTIPFWMLLGGACGALTVSTQGLTAGVLGVSLFTVGVVAGQTLHGLVLDRIGFGPAGVVAVTPGRVLGGVLALAAVGISLSGDVLATAPLWMLLLPFAAGVGIAWQAATNGRLAQRVQSPLSATFMSFIAGTIALLVAAGISIAVRGVPQAPPAEPWLYLGGFLGSAYILLGAFIVAHTGVLLMGLGSVLGQLATSVIIDLLWPAAAGPELWQIVGMVAVAVASVVVALPRRRRG from the coding sequence CTGGCCCTCGGCGGAGCAGTCGCGATCGGCGTCATGACCGCCGTCCAGGCGCGCATCAACGGCGTGCTCGGGGTCAAGGTCGACAACGGCATCGTCGCCGGTCTCATCTCGTTCGCGGTCGGGCTCGCCGCTCTGAGCGTCGTGATCGTCTGCATCCCCTCGGCCCGCCGGGGAGTCGGCCGATTGCGCGACGGCATCCGTGATCGCACCATCCCGTTCTGGATGCTGCTCGGCGGCGCCTGCGGAGCCCTCACCGTCTCGACCCAGGGCCTCACGGCCGGCGTGCTCGGCGTCTCGCTGTTCACGGTCGGCGTCGTCGCGGGGCAGACGCTCCACGGCCTCGTCCTCGATCGCATCGGCTTCGGGCCGGCCGGCGTCGTCGCGGTCACACCGGGGCGCGTGCTCGGCGGGGTGCTGGCGCTCGCCGCGGTGGGGATCTCGCTCAGCGGCGACGTGCTCGCCACCGCGCCGCTGTGGATGCTCCTGCTGCCGTTCGCCGCCGGCGTCGGCATCGCCTGGCAGGCGGCGACCAACGGGCGTCTCGCCCAGCGGGTGCAGTCGCCTCTGTCTGCGACGTTCATGAGCTTCATCGCCGGCACGATCGCACTGCTCGTGGCTGCGGGCATCAGCATTGCCGTGCGAGGCGTGCCGCAGGCGCCACCGGCCGAGCCGTGGCTGTACCTCGGCGGATTCCTCGGCTCGGCCTACATCCTGCTCGGCGCCTTCATCGTGGCGCACACCGGCGTGCTGCTGATGGGGCTCGGCTCGGTGCTGGGTCAGCTCGCGACGTCGGTGATCATCGACCTGCTTTGGCCCGCGGCCGCGGGCCCCGAGCTCTGGCAGATCGTCGGGATGGTGGCTGTCGCCGTGGCATCCGTCGTCGTCGCGCTACCGCGCCGCCGACGGGGCTGA
- a CDS encoding SOS response-associated peptidase family protein, protein MCASYGLDPRFTDSELLAAADEGLRGWAEANAGETVRPTGKNLRNLNPIIVQPETAPTLEPAWWGFLIGGEPSKFPSINTRSERLQDRPGGLKSRALVPATGWFEMKKPERVWHEFLVDDGALFGMAAVTQRGRTADGESFTCYSIVMRPAPPHLADIHDRMPLLIPASLSEDWLTAEPAREIIDEALLAAAALDERVQVAPRADDKGADRLF, encoded by the coding sequence ATGTGCGCGAGTTATGGTCTGGATCCGCGGTTCACCGACAGCGAGCTCCTCGCCGCGGCCGACGAGGGGCTGCGCGGGTGGGCCGAGGCGAACGCCGGTGAGACCGTGCGCCCGACCGGCAAGAACCTGCGCAACCTCAACCCGATCATCGTGCAGCCCGAGACCGCTCCGACGCTCGAGCCGGCGTGGTGGGGTTTCCTGATCGGCGGAGAGCCGTCGAAGTTCCCGTCGATCAACACGCGTTCCGAGCGCCTGCAGGACCGCCCCGGCGGGCTGAAGTCCAGGGCGCTCGTGCCCGCCACCGGCTGGTTCGAGATGAAGAAGCCCGAGCGCGTGTGGCACGAGTTCCTCGTCGACGACGGGGCCCTGTTCGGCATGGCCGCCGTCACCCAACGAGGGCGCACCGCCGACGGAGAGTCGTTCACCTGCTACTCGATCGTGATGCGCCCGGCTCCTCCGCACCTCGCCGACATCCACGACCGGATGCCGCTGCTGATCCCCGCATCGCTGAGCGAGGACTGGCTCACCGCCGAGCCCGCGAGAGAGATCATCGACGAAGCGCTGCTCGCCGCTGCGGCGCTCGACGAGCGGGTGCAGGTCGCCCCGCGGGCGGACGACAAGGGCGCGGATCGGCTGTTCTGA
- a CDS encoding MmcQ/YjbR family DNA-binding protein, whose amino-acid sequence MDSTQLNTAATERAEELPGAERENPFGPEWDVYKVRGRVFLLVPLDGTGRITLKSHPDDAVALRETFADIVPGYHMNKKHWITLMPGSSLEEDLVTELVTESYRLVVEKLPKAQRPVDPNLFGRPAP is encoded by the coding sequence ATGGACTCGACACAGTTGAACACTGCCGCCACAGAGCGCGCAGAGGAGCTGCCCGGCGCAGAGCGAGAGAACCCGTTCGGCCCCGAGTGGGACGTGTACAAGGTCCGCGGACGCGTCTTCCTTTTGGTCCCCCTCGACGGCACGGGGAGGATCACGCTCAAGTCACATCCCGACGACGCCGTGGCTCTGCGCGAGACGTTCGCAGACATCGTGCCCGGCTATCACATGAACAAGAAGCACTGGATCACGCTGATGCCGGGGTCGTCCCTCGAAGAGGACCTCGTGACCGAGCTCGTCACCGAGTCGTACCGGCTGGTCGTCGAGAAGCTTCCGAAGGCGCAGCGACCGGTCGATCCGAATCTGTTCGGACGCCCCGCGCCGTAG
- a CDS encoding ABC transporter ATP-binding protein gives MITAEGLTKRFGDKTAVQDVSFTVQPGTVTGFLGPNGAGKSTTMRMIVGLDRPTSGTATVGGREYRTLRAPLTEVGVLLDAKAVHTGRTARDHLRAMAATHGIPSSRVDEVIDLAGIGPVARKRAGKFSLGMGQRLGIASALLGDPHTLILDEPVNGLDPEGVRWVRQFVRHAASEGRTVLLSSHLMSEMAQTADHVIVMGRGQVLADAPLQELVRAWTTNTVRVRTPRAADLAAAVGGPSVEIVSSAPDLLDIVGLPASRIGDLAADRGIPLHELTPTTGSLEDAYLALTGDSVEYRTKEIS, from the coding sequence ATGATCACAGCAGAAGGCCTCACGAAGAGATTCGGAGACAAGACAGCGGTCCAGGACGTGTCGTTCACGGTGCAGCCGGGAACGGTCACGGGATTCCTCGGGCCGAACGGCGCGGGAAAGTCCACCACGATGCGCATGATCGTCGGCCTCGACCGGCCGACCTCGGGCACCGCGACCGTCGGCGGCCGCGAGTACCGCACGCTGCGCGCGCCGCTCACCGAGGTGGGCGTCCTGCTCGACGCGAAGGCGGTGCACACGGGCCGCACCGCACGTGATCACCTCCGCGCGATGGCGGCGACGCACGGCATCCCCTCCTCCCGCGTCGACGAGGTCATCGACCTCGCGGGCATCGGCCCTGTCGCCCGCAAGCGCGCGGGCAAGTTCTCGCTCGGCATGGGACAGCGACTCGGCATCGCTTCGGCACTGCTCGGAGACCCGCACACACTGATCCTCGACGAGCCGGTCAACGGTCTCGACCCCGAGGGCGTGCGCTGGGTGCGTCAGTTCGTGCGCCACGCGGCATCCGAGGGGCGGACGGTCCTGCTGTCCAGCCACCTGATGAGCGAGATGGCGCAGACCGCCGATCACGTGATCGTGATGGGCCGCGGTCAGGTGCTCGCCGACGCTCCTCTGCAGGAGCTGGTGCGCGCGTGGACCACGAACACCGTGCGCGTCCGCACCCCTCGCGCCGCCGACCTCGCGGCCGCCGTCGGGGGTCCGTCCGTCGAGATCGTCAGCTCCGCTCCGGATCTGCTCGACATCGTCGGTCTGCCCGCATCTCGCATCGGCGACCTCGCCGCAGATCGCGGCATCCCCCTGCACGAACTCACCCCGACCACGGGATCGCTCGAAGACGCGTACCTCGCGCTCACCGGCGACTCGGTCGAGTACCGCACCAAGGAGATCTCATGA
- a CDS encoding ABC transporter permease subunit: MTVQAPPVTRRHVDTGRRLTFVRAVRGEWIKLSTLRSTWWSIGIAAVLTIGIAVLIAQAIDMPGFEPIQAVVMPIQFTMLLAGILGAISVTGEYSTGMIRSTLAANPKRGSVLAAKAVVVGLFMFVSSLVIFAAAAVAVSAVVASRDQSIDWSDPSASILPIVVSSLAMAVFALIGVAFGFILRSGAGAIAATVGLLFVLPIVASFFAIAGEAWAWVMDAANYLPVAAAQSAILPDGAALEGPVAYVTLAGWVAAGMLAAWAVLRTRDA, encoded by the coding sequence ATGACCGTCCAGGCTCCTCCCGTCACCCGCCGTCATGTCGACACAGGTCGACGTCTCACGTTCGTCCGCGCCGTCCGCGGCGAGTGGATCAAGCTCTCGACGCTGCGCTCGACCTGGTGGTCGATCGGCATCGCGGCCGTCCTCACGATCGGCATCGCCGTGCTCATCGCCCAGGCGATCGACATGCCGGGCTTCGAGCCCATCCAGGCCGTCGTGATGCCGATCCAGTTCACGATGCTGCTCGCCGGCATCCTCGGCGCGATCTCGGTGACCGGCGAGTACTCGACCGGCATGATCCGCTCGACACTCGCGGCCAACCCGAAGCGCGGATCCGTGCTCGCGGCCAAGGCCGTCGTGGTCGGCCTCTTCATGTTCGTGTCGTCGCTGGTGATCTTCGCGGCCGCGGCCGTCGCGGTCTCGGCCGTCGTGGCCTCCCGCGACCAGAGCATCGACTGGAGCGACCCGTCGGCGTCGATCCTGCCGATCGTCGTCTCGTCGCTCGCCATGGCGGTGTTCGCCCTGATCGGCGTCGCCTTCGGGTTCATCCTGCGCTCGGGCGCCGGAGCGATCGCCGCCACCGTGGGGCTCCTGTTCGTGCTGCCGATCGTCGCGAGCTTCTTCGCGATCGCCGGCGAGGCATGGGCCTGGGTGATGGATGCCGCGAACTACCTGCCCGTCGCGGCGGCGCAGAGCGCGATCCTCCCCGATGGCGCAGCCCTCGAGGGCCCGGTCGCGTACGTGACGCTGGCCGGTTGGGTGGCCGCGGGGATGCTCGCAGCCTGGGCCGTGCTCCGCACGCGCGACGCGTGA
- a CDS encoding sensor histidine kinase, with protein sequence MTRTRSRSTSVREDEALRLPRTPGVLRRFWARHPVFADVLIALVCLLLSLVPAGVITNDLPTPLAIGVAILVPASVVAACATLLWRRRRPLLPFVASFALEAGFLFALQPIGSPLLLVTCYSLAVYRSSRVAWIGFGIGLASLAAFGGLLTLTGVITFQIAANAVIMSLVLGLIGTLIGVNVGGRKRYLDAVIDRSRQLLVERDQQAQLAAAGERARIAREMHDIVSHSLTVIVALSEGAAATSDPDQARAAATASAETARSALTEMRAMLGVLRADDSPLPLAPLAPTPPQETVAHAQRAGYPVTLSVSGGTDLSPAVAHAVGRIVQEGVTNAMRHAPGATSIAVRLIYSADIVTVEIVNDGAAGPRGTSGFGLRGLAERAAHAGGSVVSEPLEGGRWMLRAELPTAPPDPTPTALAAPDPKDRP encoded by the coding sequence GTGACCAGAACGCGCAGCCGCAGCACCTCCGTCCGCGAGGACGAGGCGCTGCGGCTTCCGCGTACGCCGGGGGTTCTGCGGCGCTTCTGGGCGCGGCATCCGGTGTTCGCCGACGTCCTGATCGCGCTGGTGTGTCTGCTGCTCTCGCTGGTCCCGGCCGGCGTCATCACGAACGATCTGCCCACGCCACTCGCCATCGGGGTCGCGATCCTGGTCCCCGCGTCCGTCGTCGCCGCCTGCGCGACGCTGCTGTGGCGGCGCCGACGTCCCCTCCTGCCGTTCGTCGCGTCCTTCGCCCTCGAGGCCGGATTCCTCTTCGCGCTCCAGCCGATCGGCTCGCCCCTGCTGCTGGTCACCTGCTACTCGCTGGCGGTCTACCGATCGTCGAGGGTGGCCTGGATCGGGTTCGGCATCGGCCTCGCTTCCCTCGCCGCCTTCGGCGGGCTGCTCACGCTCACCGGCGTCATCACGTTCCAGATCGCCGCCAACGCGGTCATCATGTCGCTCGTGCTCGGTCTGATCGGCACCCTGATCGGCGTCAACGTCGGCGGGCGCAAACGGTATCTCGATGCGGTGATCGACCGCTCCCGCCAACTGCTCGTCGAGCGCGACCAACAGGCACAGCTCGCGGCCGCGGGCGAGCGCGCACGCATCGCCCGCGAGATGCACGACATCGTGTCGCACTCGCTGACGGTGATCGTCGCCCTGTCCGAGGGAGCCGCCGCGACATCCGACCCGGACCAGGCTCGGGCGGCCGCCACGGCCTCGGCCGAGACCGCGCGCAGTGCGCTCACCGAGATGCGGGCGATGCTCGGGGTCCTGCGCGCCGACGACTCCCCGCTGCCGCTCGCTCCCCTCGCGCCGACGCCTCCGCAGGAGACCGTCGCGCACGCGCAGCGTGCGGGCTATCCCGTCACACTCTCCGTCAGTGGAGGCACCGACCTCTCCCCCGCCGTCGCCCACGCCGTGGGGCGGATCGTGCAGGAGGGCGTCACCAACGCGATGCGCCACGCACCCGGCGCGACGTCGATCGCCGTGCGCCTGATCTACTCCGCGGATATCGTGACGGTCGAGATCGTCAACGACGGAGCCGCGGGCCCCCGCGGCACCTCGGGGTTCGGCCTGCGCGGTCTCGCGGAGCGCGCCGCGCACGCAGGCGGCAGCGTCGTCTCGGAACCGCTCGAGGGCGGCAGATGGATGCTGCGCGCCGAGCTGCCGACTGCGCCGCCCGATCCCACCCCGACCGCACTCGCCGCTCCCGATCCGAAGGACAGACCATGA
- a CDS encoding response regulator, which translates to MTAPISLLLVDDQQLIRLGFRMVLEAEADMVVVGEAEDGHAAIAQAAALQPDVVLMDIRMPGLDGIAATEAIVRAHPETRVLVLTTFDLDEYAFGAIRAGASGFLLKDVQRHEMISAVRAIHRGDAALAPRVTRMLLEHVTPTLGASSAEPALVVDDPTIELTDRERDVFLEIARGLTNAEIAQALFVSESTVKTHVGRVLAKLGARDRIHLVILAHRLGLIDDDALPADS; encoded by the coding sequence ATGACCGCCCCGATCTCCCTGCTGCTCGTCGACGACCAGCAGCTCATCCGCCTCGGCTTCCGCATGGTGCTCGAGGCCGAGGCCGACATGGTCGTCGTCGGCGAGGCGGAAGACGGGCACGCGGCCATCGCGCAGGCCGCAGCACTGCAACCGGATGTGGTGCTCATGGACATCCGGATGCCCGGGCTCGACGGCATCGCGGCGACCGAGGCGATCGTGCGGGCGCACCCCGAGACACGGGTGCTCGTGCTCACGACGTTCGATCTCGACGAGTACGCGTTCGGGGCGATCCGCGCGGGTGCCAGCGGATTCCTGCTCAAAGACGTGCAGCGGCACGAGATGATCTCGGCCGTCCGCGCCATCCACCGAGGCGACGCGGCACTCGCGCCGAGGGTCACGCGGATGCTCCTGGAGCACGTGACTCCGACGCTGGGTGCGTCGTCTGCTGAACCTGCACTCGTCGTCGACGACCCCACCATCGAACTGACGGACCGCGAGCGCGACGTCTTCCTCGAGATCGCGCGCGGCCTGACCAATGCCGAGATCGCGCAGGCTCTGTTCGTCAGCGAGTCGACGGTGAAGACACACGTGGGGCGGGTGCTCGCGAAGCTCGGTGCCCGCGACCGCATCCATCTGGTGATCCTGGCCCACAGGCTCGGCCTCATCGACGACGACGCCCTGCCCGCCGACTCCTAG
- a CDS encoding DsbA family protein, which translates to MSSDETPNVPSPRNSREVVREKAQKVHAQQSRARVMRRVILGAIAVVAVGAIGTAITLAVSAQVSKPQLTPGGMDHDGILVSDISATAASDEGVPAPSPDETEAGTEATPTPAPTTSSTVDIHIYVDYLSPDAGEFERANARQLVNWITEGAATVTYHPVALLTASSNGTKYSLRSAAAAACVATHSPAQFYAFNHDLLDDQPDVNTDGFSDSQLADIAGAVGSDNVKSVRSCIENQDYVTWAKDATSRALEGPLVGSDDLVLTAAPMIVVNGEAYVGALDDPSEFSQFVLTVASDAYYATESPSPTPTPTPTTTP; encoded by the coding sequence ATGTCGAGCGACGAGACGCCGAACGTCCCCAGCCCTCGCAATTCGCGTGAGGTCGTGCGGGAGAAGGCACAGAAGGTGCATGCGCAGCAGTCGAGGGCGCGCGTGATGCGACGAGTCATCCTCGGCGCCATCGCCGTGGTCGCCGTGGGTGCCATCGGCACCGCCATCACTCTCGCCGTGTCGGCGCAGGTGTCGAAGCCGCAGCTCACGCCCGGCGGCATGGACCACGACGGCATCCTCGTCTCCGACATCAGCGCGACCGCCGCCTCCGATGAGGGCGTGCCCGCCCCCAGCCCCGACGAGACCGAGGCCGGCACCGAGGCGACTCCGACCCCCGCGCCGACCACCTCGAGCACCGTCGACATCCACATCTACGTCGACTACCTCTCGCCGGACGCCGGTGAATTCGAGCGTGCGAACGCTCGCCAGCTCGTGAACTGGATCACCGAGGGCGCCGCGACCGTCACCTATCACCCGGTCGCCCTGCTCACCGCCAGCTCGAACGGCACCAAGTACTCGCTGCGCTCGGCGGCGGCCGCGGCGTGCGTCGCGACGCACTCGCCCGCACAGTTCTACGCCTTCAACCACGACCTGCTCGACGACCAGCCCGACGTCAACACCGACGGCTTCTCCGACTCGCAGCTCGCCGACATCGCGGGAGCCGTGGGCTCGGACAACGTCAAGAGCGTGCGCTCGTGCATCGAGAACCAGGACTACGTGACCTGGGCGAAGGATGCCACCTCACGCGCTCTCGAAGGACCGCTGGTCGGCTCCGACGACCTCGTGCTCACCGCAGCGCCCATGATCGTCGTCAACGGCGAGGCCTACGTCGGTGCGCTCGACGACCCGAGCGAGTTCTCGCAGTTCGTGCTCACCGTCGCGAGCGACGCCTACTACGCCACGGAGTCGCCCAGCCCGACACCGACGCCCACCCCGACCACCACGCCGTAG
- a CDS encoding ABC transporter ATP-binding protein, translating to MASVTFDEATRLYPGGTRPAVDKLNLEVADGEFLVLVGPSGCGKSTSLRMLAGLEEVNAGRILIGDRDVTDVPPKDRDIAMVFQNYALYPHMTVAENMGFALKIAGVGKEERASRVLEAAKLLDLEEYLTRKPKALSGGQRQRVAMGRAIVRQPQVFLMDEPLSNLDAKLRVQTRTQIASLQRRLGVTTVYVTHDQTEALTMGDRIAVLKDGLLQQVGSPRDLYEKPENVFVAGFIGSPAMNLFSADLAEGGIRFGTEVVPLDRDTVGRANGSQVTVGVRPEDITVGPADGKGLSVVVDLVEELGADGYLYGHTEINGKRADLVARVDGRSHPNAGETVTLAANAGHVHAFDIESGVRLNDKPIVSA from the coding sequence ATGGCATCTGTGACTTTCGACGAGGCCACCCGCCTCTACCCCGGCGGAACCCGCCCGGCTGTCGACAAGCTCAACCTCGAGGTCGCTGACGGCGAATTCCTCGTCCTCGTCGGCCCTTCCGGCTGCGGAAAGTCCACCTCGCTGCGTATGCTCGCCGGACTCGAAGAGGTCAACGCCGGCCGCATCCTCATCGGTGACCGCGACGTGACCGACGTGCCGCCGAAGGACCGCGACATCGCGATGGTGTTCCAGAACTACGCGCTGTACCCGCACATGACGGTCGCCGAGAACATGGGCTTCGCGCTCAAGATCGCCGGCGTCGGCAAGGAAGAGCGTGCCAGCCGCGTTCTCGAGGCCGCCAAGCTGCTCGACCTCGAGGAGTACCTGACCCGCAAGCCGAAGGCCCTCTCGGGTGGTCAGCGTCAGCGTGTCGCCATGGGTCGCGCGATCGTGCGTCAGCCCCAGGTCTTCCTGATGGACGAGCCGCTGTCGAACCTCGACGCCAAGCTCCGCGTCCAGACGCGTACCCAGATCGCATCGCTGCAGCGTCGTCTCGGCGTCACCACGGTCTACGTCACCCACGACCAGACCGAGGCCCTCACCATGGGCGACCGCATCGCGGTCCTCAAGGACGGTCTGCTGCAGCAGGTCGGCTCGCCGCGCGACCTGTACGAGAAGCCCGAGAACGTGTTCGTCGCCGGCTTCATCGGCTCGCCCGCCATGAACCTGTTCTCGGCCGACCTGGCTGAAGGCGGCATCCGCTTCGGCACCGAGGTCGTCCCGCTCGACCGCGACACCGTGGGCCGTGCCAACGGCTCGCAGGTCACCGTGGGTGTGCGTCCCGAGGACATCACCGTCGGCCCCGCCGACGGCAAGGGCCTCTCGGTCGTCGTCGACCTCGTCGAGGAGCTCGGCGCCGACGGCTACCTCTACGGTCACACCGAGATCAACGGCAAGCGCGCCGACCTGGTCGCACGTGTCGACGGTCGCAGCCACCCCAACGCGGGCGAGACCGTCACCCTCGCAGCGAACGCGGGCCACGTGCACGCGTTCGACATCGAGTCGGGTGTCCGCCTGAACGACAAGCCGATCGTCTCCGCCTGA
- a CDS encoding DUF4032 domain-containing protein: MQDALRITASSIDPGLLALPWSTTLAKWPSEQIVSLPKGLSRHLVRFADLSGRVVAVKETTDEMAKREYEMLGNLARLDVPCVDRVAVIAGRTDAAGEPLPAALVTSHLRFSMPYRALFTRVLRPDTATRLVDALAVLLVRLHNVGFYWGDVSLSNTLFRRDAGAYAAYLVDAETGELHEEGLTDGQRAYDLDLARTNIAGEIMDLAAGGRLEHGVDAIAIADGIVSSYRSLWAELTVQESFASAETWRITERVERLNALGFDIDEMSMSTTADGTVVEIQPKVVDAGHHQRRLIRLTGLDVEENQARRLLNDLDEFRARSTKQWADEEMYAHEWLTRVFEPVVRAIPWELRAKLEPAEVFHQVLEHRWYLSQAQGRSVPLAEVLTSYINEVLRHRRDEATIMGPPTETMSLPVITGANPVADDDDEIDWRDLV; this comes from the coding sequence ATGCAGGATGCGCTGCGGATCACCGCGAGCTCGATCGATCCGGGGCTGCTCGCACTCCCCTGGTCGACGACACTGGCCAAGTGGCCGTCCGAGCAGATCGTGTCGCTGCCCAAGGGGCTCTCCCGGCACCTCGTGCGGTTCGCCGACCTCTCCGGCCGTGTCGTGGCGGTCAAGGAGACCACCGACGAGATGGCCAAGCGCGAGTACGAGATGCTCGGCAACCTCGCCCGCCTCGACGTGCCCTGCGTCGACCGCGTCGCCGTGATCGCCGGACGCACGGATGCCGCGGGCGAGCCGCTTCCCGCCGCGCTCGTGACCTCGCACCTGCGCTTCTCGATGCCCTACCGCGCCCTCTTCACGCGGGTTCTGCGCCCCGACACCGCCACACGGCTGGTCGACGCCCTGGCCGTTCTGCTGGTGCGCCTGCACAACGTCGGCTTCTACTGGGGCGACGTGTCGCTCTCGAACACCCTCTTCCGACGCGACGCCGGTGCCTATGCGGCATACCTCGTCGATGCCGAGACGGGCGAGCTGCATGAGGAGGGGCTCACCGACGGCCAGCGCGCCTACGACCTCGATCTGGCCCGCACGAACATCGCCGGCGAGATCATGGACCTCGCCGCCGGTGGCCGGCTCGAGCACGGCGTCGACGCGATCGCGATCGCCGACGGCATCGTCTCCTCGTACCGCTCCCTGTGGGCCGAGCTGACCGTGCAGGAGTCCTTCGCCTCGGCCGAGACCTGGCGCATCACCGAACGCGTCGAGCGCCTCAACGCCCTCGGCTTCGACATCGACGAGATGTCGATGTCGACGACCGCCGATGGCACGGTCGTCGAGATCCAGCCGAAGGTCGTGGATGCCGGACACCATCAGCGCCGGCTCATCCGCCTGACCGGACTCGACGTCGAGGAGAACCAGGCCAGGCGTCTGCTCAACGACCTCGACGAGTTCCGCGCCCGCTCGACCAAGCAGTGGGCCGACGAGGAGATGTACGCGCACGAGTGGCTGACCCGCGTGTTCGAGCCCGTCGTGCGCGCGATCCCGTGGGAACTGCGCGCCAAGCTCGAGCCGGCCGAGGTCTTCCACCAGGTGCTCGAGCACCGCTGGTACCTGTCACAGGCACAGGGACGCTCCGTGCCGCTCGCCGAGGTGCTGACCAGCTACATCAACGAGGTGCTGCGCCACCGCCGCGATGAGGCGACGATCATGGGACCGCCCACCGAGACCATGAGCCTGCCCGTGATCACGGGCGCGAATCCCGTCGCCGACGACGACGACGAGATCGACTGGCGCGATCTCGTCTGA